A window of Planctomycetota bacterium contains these coding sequences:
- a CDS encoding CPBP family intramembrane glutamic endopeptidase, producing MGRPDTVSRGAVARSYALASTRPLHVLVFLTPLLALYELGSMLYLSEVARGVDTIGARGILASVFENFGVASLHVPPIALSVVLIAWHLLLRDPWRVRARVVGGMAAESALWALPLLVFSLVLARGAPAMGVDTPLAAFSWQAKLTVSIGAGVYEELLFRLLLITGMHFLLVDVFRIPERAALVSAGVASAVAFTLYHNIRAPSGALDLRLVLFYGVAGAYFAGLFITRGFGIVVATHAVYDIVALLAFDRE from the coding sequence ATGGGGCGACCGGACACTGTTTCGCGCGGCGCGGTGGCACGCTCGTACGCGCTCGCTTCCACCCGCCCGCTGCACGTGCTGGTGTTTCTGACCCCGCTGCTGGCGCTCTACGAGCTGGGCTCGATGCTGTACCTGTCCGAGGTCGCGCGGGGCGTCGATACGATCGGCGCGCGCGGGATCCTGGCGTCGGTGTTCGAGAACTTCGGCGTCGCGAGCCTGCACGTCCCGCCGATCGCGTTGAGCGTGGTGCTCATCGCCTGGCACCTGCTGCTGCGCGATCCGTGGCGTGTCCGGGCGCGCGTGGTGGGGGGGATGGCGGCCGAGTCCGCGCTCTGGGCGCTCCCGCTGCTGGTCTTCAGCCTCGTGCTCGCGCGCGGCGCCCCCGCCATGGGCGTTGACACCCCGCTCGCCGCCTTCTCGTGGCAGGCGAAACTGACGGTCTCGATCGGCGCGGGCGTGTACGAGGAACTGCTCTTCCGCCTGCTGCTCATCACCGGGATGCACTTCCTGCTGGTCGACGTGTTCCGCATCCCCGAGCGGGCGGCCCTCGTCAGCGCGGGCGTGGCCTCGGCGGTCGCGTTCACGCTCTATCACAACATCCGCGCACCCTCCGGCGCGCTCGACCTCCGGCTGGTGCTGTTCTATGGCGTGGCGGGGGCGTACTTCGCGGGGCTGTTCATCACGCGCGGGTTCGGGATCGTGGTGGCAACCCACGCGGTGTACGACATCGTCGCGCTGCTGGCCTTCGACCGCGAATAG
- the rpsT gene encoding 30S ribosomal protein S20, with product MAHSRTAKKRVRQNLQHRARNKWRLITMRTAIKELQEVLLHGSPADAAASFKKVSRIIDRTASVGVIHKNQASRRKSRLAAKVKAKQKGAPAAG from the coding sequence ATGGCACACAGCCGCACCGCCAAGAAGCGCGTCCGTCAGAACCTGCAGCACCGGGCACGCAACAAGTGGCGGCTGATCACGATGCGCACGGCGATCAAGGAACTGCAGGAGGTCCTGCTCCACGGCAGCCCCGCGGACGCCGCCGCGTCGTTCAAGAAGGTGTCGCGGATCATCGATCGCACGGCGTCGGTGGGCGTGATCCACAAGAACCAGGCGTCGCGTCGCAAGAGCCGCCTCGCGGCGAAGGTGAAGGCGAAGCAGAAGGGCGCGCCCGCCGCCGGCTGA